In Streptomyces capitiformicae, one genomic interval encodes:
- a CDS encoding type I polyketide synthase yields ISGTNAHVILEQAPADQGPPADDSPASEPRVLPWIVSARDETALREQARRLHTHVTAHPELDPADVGFSLATTRARLERRAAVVGTSRAELLAGLDALASGERALSVVHASTRRQGKRAFLLTGQGSQRLGMGRDLYETSAVFAAALDAVCAHLDGVLDRPVKDVLFASADSADAALIDQTVFTQAGLFAIEVALFRLAEHHGLRPDFLLGHSIGEVTAAHLSGVLDLADACRLVAERGRLMQAAREGGAMAALQAGEEEVREQLLRHDASRVSVAAVNGPRATVVSGDHELVAEISTYWRKRGRKTKGLPVSHAFHSPHMEEVLDEFRAVAAELTFHEPRIPIVSNVTGGLAAHEQLASPDYWAAHIREAVRFHDGVRCLAGLGVTEYLELGPDGVLTALTADCLSEEAGMLVPMLRAGRNEPESVASALAAALLRDSAADADWSAFFPGARRVDLPTYAFQHGRYWLEGAEEPADAAGLGLAAAGHPLLGAAVRVADRDAYLFTGRISGRSHPWLTGHAVHDLVLLPATGLLDLALAAGEQVGCDRVEDLTLAAPLVLPERGAVQLQVVVAEPDAAHRRPVQVYARSARDGGADVAEAWTLYAEGLLSAEATVPEGLTVWPPAGAAEVDLAGAYERLAASGYAYGSAFMGLRRVWRGEGEVFAEVALGEQERRDAAAFGLHPALLDAALHPLLPGVVEADGTSWLPFAWSGVSLYATGATVLRVRLSLSDDSDGSLRAALTVADGTGVPVLTAESLLLRPLAREALLAAADTSADGLFRVGWSEVPAPGTAADTAGWAGLGDDSLGLPGLTAHNDVGALGAAVAAGAPAPPVVLLPAVSHAADGPSGLSERAGDAVRRVLLAVREWLADDRLAASRLVVVTRGAVAVGAEDVTDLAHAGVWGLVRSAQTENPSRLVLIDLDPADDAPAGAALAAALAGSEPQVAVRSGALLVPRLARAARDPEAGAPRWDRGTVLITGATGTLGSMLARHLVAEHGARRLLLLSRRGPDAPGAAELRAGIEALGAEAVLAACDVTDRASLARVLADIPKDRPLTAVVHTAGVVDDSIVARLSPEQLDRVLRPKVDAAWNLHELTRDEELTAFVLYSSVAGLLGTAGQANYAAANTFLDALAAHRRAHGLPGTSLAWGLWAESSTVSGGLDETDLRRLARVGLRPIATDDGLALFDAAPSTGEAVLAVSRLDSAALRGRGAELPPVLRGFAGSAGRRTAAAHGTAADEVPLAQRLAALGPVERERVLTHLVRDQVAAVLGHADADRVEADRSFQEIGFDSLTAVELRNQLNRVTGLRLPTTLVFDHPTPGALAAHLLGELVVEKEEPASAADAVLGELAGMEEAITSAVSDREARDRITTRLRELLRVTEAQGASPADRAEQDDADLDTASDEELFALLDGQD; encoded by the coding sequence CATCAGCGGGACGAACGCGCACGTGATCCTGGAGCAGGCACCCGCCGACCAGGGTCCGCCCGCGGACGACAGCCCGGCCTCGGAGCCGCGCGTACTGCCGTGGATCGTCTCGGCACGCGACGAGACGGCCCTGCGGGAGCAGGCACGCCGACTGCACACCCACGTGACCGCGCACCCGGAGCTCGACCCGGCCGACGTCGGCTTCTCGCTGGCGACCACCCGGGCCCGCCTCGAGCGGCGCGCCGCCGTCGTGGGCACCAGCCGTGCGGAGCTGCTGGCCGGCCTGGACGCGTTGGCGAGCGGTGAACGGGCGCTGTCAGTGGTGCACGCGAGCACCCGGCGGCAGGGCAAGAGGGCGTTCCTGCTGACCGGCCAGGGCAGTCAGCGCCTGGGCATGGGACGCGACCTGTACGAGACCTCGGCGGTGTTCGCCGCGGCCCTGGACGCGGTGTGCGCCCACCTGGACGGCGTGCTGGACCGTCCGGTCAAGGACGTGCTGTTCGCGTCCGCCGACTCGGCGGACGCGGCCCTGATCGACCAGACCGTCTTCACCCAGGCCGGGCTGTTCGCGATCGAGGTCGCCCTGTTCCGGCTCGCCGAACACCACGGTCTGCGGCCGGACTTCCTGCTCGGCCACTCGATCGGCGAGGTCACCGCGGCCCATCTGTCCGGTGTGCTGGACCTGGCCGACGCGTGCCGGCTGGTGGCGGAGCGGGGCCGGCTGATGCAGGCGGCCCGCGAGGGCGGCGCGATGGCCGCCCTGCAGGCGGGCGAGGAGGAGGTCAGGGAGCAGTTGCTGCGCCACGACGCCTCGCGCGTGTCCGTCGCCGCCGTCAACGGCCCCCGGGCGACCGTGGTCTCCGGCGACCACGAGCTCGTGGCCGAGATCTCGACGTACTGGCGCAAGCGCGGCCGCAAGACCAAGGGGCTGCCGGTCAGCCACGCCTTCCACTCCCCGCACATGGAGGAGGTGCTCGACGAGTTCCGGGCCGTCGCGGCGGAGCTGACGTTCCACGAGCCGCGCATTCCGATCGTGTCCAACGTCACGGGCGGACTCGCCGCCCACGAGCAGTTGGCGTCCCCCGACTACTGGGCCGCGCACATCCGCGAGGCCGTCCGCTTCCACGACGGCGTCCGGTGCCTCGCGGGCCTGGGCGTGACCGAGTACCTGGAACTGGGTCCCGACGGTGTGCTCACGGCGTTGACCGCGGACTGCCTGTCCGAGGAGGCCGGGATGCTCGTGCCGATGCTGCGCGCGGGCCGGAACGAACCCGAGTCGGTCGCGTCGGCCCTGGCCGCGGCCCTCCTGCGGGACAGTGCGGCCGACGCCGACTGGTCCGCCTTCTTCCCGGGCGCACGCCGGGTGGATCTGCCCACCTACGCCTTCCAGCACGGCCGTTACTGGCTCGAGGGCGCCGAGGAGCCCGCGGACGCCGCCGGGCTGGGGCTCGCCGCCGCCGGTCACCCACTGCTGGGGGCAGCGGTGCGGGTCGCGGACCGTGACGCGTATCTGTTCACCGGCCGCATCTCCGGTCGTAGCCACCCGTGGCTGACCGGGCATGCCGTGCACGACCTGGTGCTGCTGCCCGCGACGGGCCTGCTGGACCTGGCGCTCGCGGCGGGCGAGCAGGTCGGCTGCGACCGGGTCGAGGACCTGACGCTGGCCGCGCCGCTGGTCCTGCCCGAGCGTGGCGCCGTACAGCTGCAGGTGGTGGTGGCGGAGCCGGACGCCGCGCACCGCCGACCTGTCCAGGTGTACGCCCGCTCCGCGCGGGACGGCGGGGCTGACGTCGCCGAGGCCTGGACCCTGTACGCGGAGGGCCTGCTGTCCGCCGAAGCGACCGTGCCCGAGGGCCTGACGGTGTGGCCGCCGGCCGGCGCCGCCGAGGTGGACCTGGCCGGCGCCTACGAGCGGCTCGCCGCGTCCGGCTACGCCTACGGGTCGGCGTTCATGGGGCTGCGCCGTGTGTGGCGTGGCGAGGGCGAGGTGTTCGCCGAGGTGGCCCTGGGCGAACAGGAGCGGAGGGACGCGGCGGCCTTCGGGCTCCATCCGGCGCTCCTCGACGCCGCCCTGCATCCGCTGCTGCCGGGTGTCGTGGAGGCGGACGGGACCTCCTGGCTGCCGTTCGCCTGGTCGGGAGTGAGCCTGTACGCGACCGGGGCGACCGTACTGCGCGTACGGCTGTCCCTGTCCGACGACAGCGACGGCTCACTGCGGGCCGCGCTGACCGTGGCGGACGGTACGGGTGTCCCGGTGCTGACGGCCGAGTCGCTGCTGCTGCGGCCGCTGGCGCGGGAGGCGCTGCTCGCTGCGGCGGACACCTCGGCGGACGGGCTGTTCCGGGTCGGCTGGAGCGAGGTGCCCGCCCCCGGCACGGCCGCGGACACGGCCGGCTGGGCCGGGCTCGGCGACGACTCCCTCGGGCTGCCCGGCCTCACCGCACACAACGACGTCGGCGCGCTCGGCGCCGCCGTGGCGGCCGGTGCACCGGCTCCGCCGGTGGTACTGCTGCCCGCCGTGTCGCACGCGGCGGACGGCCCCTCCGGGCTCTCCGAGCGGGCGGGCGACGCGGTACGGCGGGTCCTTCTCGCAGTGCGCGAGTGGCTGGCGGACGACCGGCTGGCGGCCTCGCGGCTGGTCGTCGTCACCCGGGGCGCGGTGGCCGTGGGTGCCGAGGACGTCACCGACCTGGCGCACGCCGGTGTCTGGGGGCTCGTCAGGTCCGCGCAGACCGAGAACCCGAGCCGCCTGGTGCTGATCGACCTCGACCCGGCCGACGACGCCCCGGCCGGTGCGGCGCTGGCGGCGGCTCTGGCGGGCAGCGAGCCGCAGGTCGCGGTCCGCTCGGGCGCCCTGCTGGTACCGCGCCTGGCCCGCGCGGCACGCGATCCGGAGGCCGGCGCGCCACGCTGGGACCGGGGGACCGTCCTGATCACCGGTGCGACGGGCACGCTCGGATCCATGCTCGCCCGTCACCTGGTGGCCGAACACGGGGCCCGCAGGCTCCTGCTGCTCAGCCGCCGTGGGCCGGACGCCCCCGGAGCGGCCGAACTGCGCGCCGGCATCGAGGCTCTCGGGGCCGAGGCGGTCCTCGCGGCCTGTGACGTGACCGACCGCGCGTCCCTGGCGAGGGTCCTCGCGGACATTCCGAAGGACCGTCCGCTGACGGCGGTGGTGCACACCGCGGGCGTCGTCGACGACAGCATCGTGGCCCGGCTCAGCCCGGAGCAGCTCGACAGGGTGTTGCGGCCGAAGGTCGACGCGGCCTGGAACCTGCACGAACTCACCCGGGACGAGGAGCTGACCGCGTTCGTGCTGTACTCCTCGGTGGCCGGTCTGCTCGGCACCGCGGGGCAGGCCAACTACGCAGCCGCCAACACCTTCCTGGACGCGCTCGCCGCCCACCGACGGGCCCACGGCCTGCCCGGGACTTCGCTCGCCTGGGGTCTGTGGGCCGAGTCCAGCACCGTCTCCGGCGGCCTCGACGAGACCGACCTGCGGCGGCTGGCCCGGGTGGGCCTGCGGCCGATCGCCACCGACGACGGGCTCGCCCTGTTCGACGCGGCCCCCTCGACCGGTGAGGCCGTCCTCGCCGTCAGCCGGCTCGACTCCGCGGCACTGCGCGGCCGGGGCGCCGAACTCCCGCCGGTGCTGCGCGGCTTCGCGGGATCCGCAGGTCGCAGGACCGCTGCGGCGCACGGTACCGCGGCTGACGAGGTCCCGCTGGCGCAGCGGCTCGCGGCGCTCGGTCCGGTGGAACGGGAACGGGTGCTGACCCACCTCGTGCGCGACCAGGTCGCCGCCGTGCTCGGCCACGCCGACGCGGACCGCGTCGAGGCCGACCGCTCCTTCCAGGAGATCGGCTTCGACTCGCTCACCGCGGTCGAACTGCGCAACCAGCTGAACCGGGTCACCGGACTGCGGCTGCCCACCACGCTCGTCTTCGACCACCCCACCCCCGGGGCCCTGGCCGCCCACCTGCTCGGTGAACTGGTCGTCGAGAAGGAGGAACCGGCCTCCGCCGCCGACGCCGTGCTCGGCGAATTGGCCGGTATGGAGGAGGCCATCACCTCCGCGGTATCGGACCGCGAGGCCCGCGACCGGATCACGACGCGGTTGCGGGAACTACTCAGGGTGACCGAGGCCCAGGGCGCGTCGCCCGCCGACCGTGCGGAGCAGGACGACGCGGACCTCGACACGGCGAGCGACGAGGAACTGTTCGCGCTGCTCGACGGACAGGACTGA
- a CDS encoding LPXTG cell wall anchor domain-containing protein, with product MRPASPCSSSRCLPYDLLFSPRAAQPKPAASASASGAASDPRPQTATASASASASPTTGDDLAATGSSEIVGWAAAAGATAVAGGLLLLRRRDRGRHGAS from the coding sequence TTGAGGCCAGCCAGCCCCTGCTCGTCGAGCCGGTGTCTACCGTACGACCTGCTGTTTTCACCCCGCGCAGCACAACCGAAGCCCGCCGCTTCGGCCTCGGCCTCGGGCGCCGCCTCCGACCCGCGACCCCAGACGGCCACCGCGTCGGCCTCCGCTTCCGCCTCCCCCACCACGGGGGACGACCTCGCCGCGACCGGCTCCAGCGAGATCGTCGGCTGGGCGGCCGCCGCGGGCGCCACCGCCGTCGCCGGCGGCCTGCTCCTGCTGCGCCGCCGCGACCGGGGGCGCCACGGGGCGTCGTAG
- a CDS encoding DUF418 domain-containing protein, translating into MSRETKSKEAQASRRVQSLDVLRGVAIIGTLLTNIWIFAIGSGGDPVYLLGKSEEFLAPLSNAISNGKFLGLLSILFGVGIAIQFESAVRNGLRWPWRYEWRSLLLLADGFLHFALVVQFDILMGYALVGMVIAPLLLLRTRWLVVATVLAGALHLVLEFNRMLAGRSAGGRGGDGDWAEGFGGGSLGSGFGGGSLGSGFGGAWDGEVPMTYFAEVADRMGNFWALREEAFIIAPPLSAFLFLCGVLLWRAGLFRGDARAHAMSRWLAVGGLTIGGTLTAWEYLPLAGKDIIGALSRYTVAPIVAFGYLGLILILLRRRGGSGFLSRRLADVGRTALSCYMLQNVVAIVAFSQWGLGLGPFGPLGTVLSWAAISALLMLGAWWWLRHFRQGPFELVWRWAVNAPFQRADRRRQEKRDEDEKQATADRTSVGAP; encoded by the coding sequence GTGTCAAGGGAAACCAAGTCGAAAGAAGCACAGGCGAGTCGGCGCGTACAGTCGCTGGACGTGCTGCGCGGTGTCGCCATCATCGGAACGCTGCTGACCAACATATGGATCTTCGCCATCGGCTCCGGGGGCGATCCTGTCTACCTGCTCGGCAAGTCCGAGGAGTTCCTGGCTCCACTATCGAACGCCATCTCGAACGGTAAGTTTCTCGGGCTCCTGTCGATTCTGTTCGGCGTCGGCATAGCGATCCAGTTCGAGTCGGCGGTCCGGAACGGGCTGCGCTGGCCATGGCGGTACGAGTGGCGCTCGCTCCTGCTGCTGGCCGACGGCTTTCTCCACTTCGCGCTCGTCGTGCAGTTCGACATCCTCATGGGCTACGCGCTGGTCGGCATGGTGATCGCCCCGCTGCTGCTTCTGCGCACCCGCTGGCTGGTGGTGGCGACCGTGCTCGCCGGGGCACTGCACCTGGTCCTGGAGTTCAACCGCATGTTGGCGGGCCGATCCGCCGGTGGGCGTGGCGGGGACGGCGACTGGGCGGAAGGGTTCGGCGGGGGCTCGCTCGGGTCCGGGTTCGGCGGGGGCTCGCTCGGGTCCGGGTTCGGCGGCGCCTGGGACGGCGAAGTGCCCATGACCTACTTCGCCGAAGTCGCCGATCGGATGGGGAACTTCTGGGCCCTCCGCGAGGAGGCGTTCATCATTGCCCCACCCCTGTCGGCGTTCCTCTTCCTGTGCGGGGTGTTGCTGTGGCGGGCGGGACTGTTCAGGGGTGACGCGCGGGCGCACGCGATGAGCCGCTGGCTCGCGGTGGGCGGGCTGACCATCGGCGGAACGCTGACGGCGTGGGAATATCTGCCCCTGGCGGGGAAGGACATCATCGGGGCACTGTCCCGCTACACCGTCGCTCCGATCGTGGCGTTCGGCTATCTGGGGCTGATCCTCATCCTGCTGCGCCGCCGTGGCGGCTCCGGGTTCCTCAGCCGCCGCCTCGCAGATGTCGGCCGCACCGCGCTGTCGTGCTACATGCTGCAGAACGTCGTCGCCATAGTGGCCTTCTCCCAGTGGGGACTTGGCCTGGGACCGTTCGGCCCCCTTGGTACGGTGCTGTCCTGGGCGGCGATCAGCGCCCTGCTGATGCTCGGCGCCTGGTGGTGGCTGCGGCACTTCCGCCAAGGCCCGTTCGAACTCGTCTGGCGCTGGGCGGTCAACGCCCCCTTCCAACGCGCCGACCGCAGGCGACAGGAAAAGCGCGATGAGGACGAGAAGCAAGCGACGGCCGACAGGACCTCCGTCGGCGCCCCGTAG
- a CDS encoding sensor histidine kinase — MAGLAVVAASIDLGELLWLERTTARAVLLAVSAAVFALAVLWRRSRPVTALAVVGLGYLVTSAWPGDQVTPTPALAQAGVWVAAFSAIAAGTARLRLAAIATLGAFVAADACRVLWSAEAYDFGLVGLLYDTAVFGFMPVVVVAMADAARSRVQLAATQAEQAERLRELDARAAARDERLRLARELHDAVAGRLSAVAMRVTAVGHVHRDRHTPEGEALAEIGREVGAALGELRGALDSLRDDEAAADLVARPSLREVEALADQARRAGAAVDIVTTGEPSPLSHMVDLAAYRIVQEALMNVARHARPPRATVSLDYGRDRLCIRVDDEGAPQGGPRTSPTAGHGLIGMRERAALCGGSATAGPRPDGGWRVDATLPLPTGAAWHQ, encoded by the coding sequence GTGGCAGGGCTGGCGGTTGTCGCGGCCTCGATCGACCTGGGGGAGCTGCTGTGGTTGGAGCGGACGACGGCCCGGGCCGTGCTCCTGGCCGTCTCCGCGGCCGTGTTCGCGCTCGCCGTCCTGTGGCGCCGCTCGCGTCCGGTGACGGCTCTGGCCGTCGTCGGCCTGGGGTACCTGGTCACGTCGGCCTGGCCGGGTGACCAGGTCACGCCGACGCCCGCCCTGGCGCAGGCAGGCGTGTGGGTCGCCGCGTTCAGCGCGATCGCAGCGGGCACGGCTCGGTTGCGACTGGCGGCCATCGCCACGCTGGGCGCGTTCGTCGCCGCGGACGCCTGCCGCGTCCTGTGGAGCGCCGAGGCGTACGACTTCGGGCTGGTGGGGCTCCTCTACGACACAGCGGTCTTCGGCTTCATGCCCGTCGTGGTGGTGGCGATGGCCGATGCGGCGCGCAGCCGCGTCCAGCTGGCCGCCACGCAGGCCGAGCAGGCCGAACGGCTGCGGGAGCTGGACGCCCGCGCGGCCGCTCGCGACGAGCGGCTGCGCCTGGCCCGTGAGTTGCACGACGCGGTGGCGGGCCGGCTCAGTGCGGTGGCGATGCGGGTCACGGCCGTCGGTCATGTCCACCGGGACCGGCACACCCCGGAGGGCGAGGCCCTCGCCGAGATCGGCCGGGAGGTCGGCGCCGCGCTGGGCGAGCTGCGCGGCGCGCTGGACTCGCTCCGGGACGACGAGGCCGCCGCCGACCTCGTGGCGCGGCCGTCGCTGCGTGAGGTCGAGGCGCTGGCCGACCAGGCGCGCCGGGCCGGCGCCGCGGTGGACATCGTGACCACCGGCGAGCCGAGCCCCCTGTCCCATATGGTCGACCTCGCGGCCTACCGCATCGTTCAGGAGGCGTTGATGAACGTGGCTCGGCACGCCCGTCCACCACGCGCGACGGTCAGTCTCGACTACGGCAGGGATCGGCTGTGCATCCGCGTCGACGACGAGGGAGCGCCCCAGGGCGGGCCGCGGACCAGCCCGACCGCCGGTCATGGGCTCATCGGGATGCGGGAACGCGCCGCGCTGTGCGGAGGCTCGGCCACCGCGGGCCCCCGGCCGGACGGCGGCTGGCGGGTCGATGCGACGCTGCCCCTTCCGACGGGGGCGGCATGGCACCAGTGA
- a CDS encoding response regulator: MTISVLLADDQDLVRTSMRMMIDVEPDLVVVGEASDGGAAVELAARLRPDVVVMDVRMPRLDGVAATRQIMAQAGPPAILALTTFDLDEYLFGTLQAGATGFVLKDDPAATLLDGIRAVARGDGFVSPGPTRRLIARASSHSIGIVTLPDGLTPREREVLALVGHALSNAQIARRLRVEESTVKTHVQKLLAKLDVRTRVEAALIASRAGLVENGSAEPRR; encoded by the coding sequence GTGACCATCTCCGTGCTGCTCGCCGACGATCAGGATCTGGTGCGTACCAGCATGCGCATGATGATCGATGTCGAGCCCGATCTCGTGGTCGTCGGAGAGGCCTCCGACGGGGGGGCCGCGGTGGAGCTGGCCGCCCGGCTACGCCCCGACGTGGTGGTCATGGACGTGCGTATGCCGCGGCTGGACGGCGTCGCGGCCACTCGGCAGATCATGGCCCAGGCAGGTCCGCCCGCCATCCTCGCGCTCACGACCTTCGACCTCGACGAGTACCTGTTCGGGACGTTGCAGGCCGGAGCCACGGGGTTCGTGCTGAAGGACGACCCGGCGGCCACGTTGCTGGACGGCATCCGGGCGGTCGCCCGCGGTGACGGGTTCGTCTCACCGGGCCCGACCCGAAGGCTGATCGCCCGAGCGTCCAGCCACAGCATCGGGATCGTCACGCTGCCCGACGGCCTGACACCGCGGGAACGCGAAGTCCTCGCCCTGGTCGGACACGCCCTGAGCAACGCGCAGATCGCCCGCCGACTGCGCGTCGAGGAGAGCACCGTCAAGACGCACGTGCAGAAACTGCTGGCCAAGCTCGACGTCCGCACGCGGGTGGAGGCGGCGCTCATCGCGAGCCGGGCCGGGCTCGTCGAGAACGGATCGGCCGAGCCAAGGAGATGA
- a CDS encoding GNAT family N-acetyltransferase, translating into MGTPASIRSAEPVSQADADAWHEVVTASMAEDLPDVPPPPRAQAHARLTRPRLGTRLLTWFAYQDDGRGHSRAVGAATLCLFDREGQEHLAEMELYVRPDARRRGTGTELLSAVVAAAVSAGRRSLIAEVPACTAAELFCVRRGFRHALTLHHLLLSLSEVHRGWLDELTSVERPGYRVAEWNGAVPDALADAFADAKSVMNDMPTGDLDHGTVAWDAERVRAMAAVVAGRGDTLLTVAAVHGDGTGDGAAEIAGFTEVVIPGGTAARAQQYDTAVCSTSNAVRSSAAPYHSTP; encoded by the coding sequence ATGGGAACGCCAGCGAGCATCCGCTCCGCCGAGCCGGTCTCCCAGGCCGACGCCGACGCCTGGCACGAGGTCGTCACCGCGTCGATGGCCGAGGACCTGCCCGACGTACCCCCGCCGCCCCGCGCACAGGCGCACGCACGGCTCACCCGCCCGCGGCTGGGCACCAGGCTGCTGACCTGGTTCGCGTACCAGGACGACGGCCGGGGCCACAGCCGGGCGGTGGGCGCGGCGACCCTGTGTCTGTTCGACCGCGAGGGCCAGGAGCACCTGGCCGAGATGGAGTTGTACGTACGCCCCGACGCGCGGCGCCGCGGCACCGGCACGGAGCTGCTGTCCGCCGTGGTCGCCGCGGCGGTCTCGGCGGGGCGCCGCAGCCTGATCGCAGAGGTACCCGCGTGCACCGCCGCCGAACTCTTCTGCGTACGGCGCGGCTTCCGTCATGCCCTGACGCTGCACCACCTCCTGCTGTCCCTGAGCGAGGTGCACCGCGGCTGGCTCGACGAACTGACCTCCGTCGAGCGCCCCGGCTACCGCGTGGCCGAGTGGAACGGCGCGGTGCCGGACGCACTCGCGGACGCCTTCGCCGACGCCAAGAGCGTCATGAACGACATGCCCACCGGCGACCTCGACCACGGCACGGTCGCCTGGGACGCCGAGCGGGTGCGCGCCATGGCGGCGGTCGTGGCCGGACGGGGCGACACACTGCTGACCGTCGCCGCGGTCCACGGTGACGGGACCGGCGACGGGGCCGCCGAGATCGCGGGCTTCACCGAGGTCGTGATCCCCGGCGGCACGGCGGCACGCGCCCAGCAGTACGACACCGCCGTCTGCTCGACGTCGAACGCGGTGAGGAGTTCTGCGGCGCCGTACCACTCGACGCCATGA
- a CDS encoding family 43 glycosylhydrolase, whose protein sequence is MDITRRQLGRLAAVGAGALVLPGLLPASRAAADSFPATTWGDQGDGTYVNPIIPGDLSDWDCIRVGSDYYGITSTFGYSPGMAVLHSKDLVNWRTLGGAVDDVTRIGPELNWDRMNRYGRGVWAGAIRHHAGRYWVYFNTPDEGFFMTSAPSPTGPWEPLHSMWRTSGWNDVCPFWDDDGQGYLVTTHYADGYKIHLFKLSADGRSLIGPSTVIHQSSRSEASKLYKIDGVYYHLFSEVKSEGRVLMMNRGSSLYGPFETRQLLHVNTSVDREPNQGGLVQTPGGAWYFVTHHGHGGWEGRVLSLLPVTWVDGWPIIGTVGSDGIGTMAWTGQLPAAGTPGLPVDALPAVVTSDSFTDTRLKPQWEWYYQPRAGYWSLTERPGYLRLKAFAPLAGDNLMKVGNTLTQRVLRTAGGATVTVRLELAGLADGQHAGLCHYAATYAGLGVRRSGTTTTIEHNAGGTLTSGAVITQNAVWLRTSWDVNGVSRFSYSLDGSSFTQVGGTYQLTWGGYRGDRVGLYTYNPGGTGHVDIDSVQYTIAPTRAYTCVSVRSGKVADVYRASNADGAAVIQWPDNGKPNQHWAFQSTSDGYHTITCLHSGKVLDVAGSSTADGAEES, encoded by the coding sequence GTGGACATCACCAGAAGACAGCTCGGCCGGCTCGCCGCGGTCGGTGCCGGGGCGCTCGTGTTGCCGGGCCTGCTGCCGGCGAGCAGGGCGGCGGCAGACTCATTTCCGGCCACAACGTGGGGCGATCAGGGCGACGGCACGTACGTCAACCCGATCATCCCCGGCGACCTCAGTGACTGGGACTGCATCCGGGTCGGGTCCGACTACTACGGCATCACCAGTACGTTCGGGTACTCGCCCGGTATGGCCGTCCTGCACTCGAAGGACCTGGTCAACTGGCGGACGCTCGGCGGCGCGGTCGACGATGTCACCCGTATCGGGCCGGAGTTGAACTGGGACCGGATGAACCGCTACGGCCGTGGCGTGTGGGCCGGGGCCATCCGCCACCACGCGGGCCGGTACTGGGTGTACTTCAACACGCCCGACGAGGGCTTCTTCATGACGTCGGCCCCGTCGCCGACCGGGCCGTGGGAGCCGTTGCACTCGATGTGGCGCACCTCGGGCTGGAACGACGTGTGCCCGTTCTGGGACGACGACGGCCAGGGCTACCTGGTCACCACCCACTACGCGGACGGCTACAAAATACATCTGTTCAAGCTGTCCGCGGACGGCAGGTCGCTCATCGGCCCGTCCACGGTCATCCACCAGTCCTCACGCAGCGAGGCCAGCAAGCTGTACAAGATCGACGGTGTCTACTACCACCTGTTCAGCGAGGTGAAGTCCGAGGGCCGGGTGCTCATGATGAACCGCGGCTCCAGCCTCTACGGCCCGTTCGAGACCAGGCAGTTGCTGCACGTCAACACCTCGGTGGACCGCGAGCCCAACCAGGGTGGGCTGGTGCAGACCCCGGGCGGCGCCTGGTACTTCGTGACCCACCACGGCCACGGCGGCTGGGAAGGGCGCGTGCTGTCCCTGCTGCCGGTGACCTGGGTGGACGGCTGGCCGATCATCGGCACGGTGGGCTCGGACGGCATCGGCACCATGGCGTGGACGGGCCAGTTGCCCGCCGCCGGCACCCCCGGCCTCCCCGTCGACGCGCTGCCCGCCGTCGTGACCAGCGACTCGTTCACCGACACCCGCCTCAAGCCGCAGTGGGAGTGGTACTACCAACCCCGCGCGGGCTACTGGTCGCTGACCGAACGCCCCGGCTATCTGCGGCTGAAGGCGTTCGCACCGCTGGCCGGGGACAACCTGATGAAGGTGGGCAACACCCTCACCCAACGAGTGCTGCGCACCGCGGGCGGCGCGACGGTGACCGTCCGCCTCGAACTGGCCGGCCTCGCCGACGGCCAGCACGCCGGGCTGTGCCACTACGCCGCCACCTACGCCGGACTGGGCGTGCGGCGCTCGGGAACCACCACCACGATCGAGCACAACGCCGGCGGCACCCTGACCAGCGGCGCGGTCATCACGCAGAACGCCGTGTGGCTGCGCACCTCCTGGGACGTTAACGGGGTCAGCCGCTTCTCCTACAGCCTCGACGGGAGCTCGTTCACGCAGGTGGGCGGCACCTACCAGCTCACCTGGGGCGGCTACCGCGGTGACCGGGTCGGCCTCTACACCTACAACCCGGGCGGCACCGGCCACGTCGACATCGACTCGGTGCAGTACACCATCGCCCCCACCAGGGCCTACACATGCGTCAGCGTGCGCAGCGGCAAGGTCGCCGACGTCTACCGCGCCTCGAACGCGGACGGCGCCGCCGTGATCCAGTGGCCCGACAACGGCAAACCGAACCAGCACTGGGCCTTCCAGTCCACCTCGGACGGCTACCACACCATCACCTGCCTCCACAGCGGCAAAGTCCTCGACGTCGCCGGGTCCTCCACGGCGGACGGCGCCGAAGAAAGCTGA